Proteins encoded in a region of the Zea mays cultivar B73 chromosome 2, Zm-B73-REFERENCE-NAM-5.0, whole genome shotgun sequence genome:
- the LOC100275755 gene encoding uncharacterized protein LOC100275755 isoform 2 (isoform 2 is encoded by transcript variant 2), whose protein sequence is MIPVRIRKGGSNDGGGAPPGPDQPRFHQAAAPSALRDLLGAGDSLNSMGKRPWRRKRSGGRSWHCSSSCCRSRCSGAGRWAAAVKANTAAAGWRLGCPRTCNMSRTSRLTGSMDSWGCPLNSSPKCPSVLPA, encoded by the exons ATGATTCCAGTGAGAATTCGAAAAGGAGGAAGCAATGACGGAGGTGGCGCTCCTCCGGGGCCCGACCAACCTCGCTTCCACC AAGCGGCAGCCCCGAGCGCACTGCGGGATCTGCTAGGAGCCGGCGACTCCTTGAACAGCATGGGCAAGAGGCCGTGGAGGAGGAAGAGGAGCGGTGGTCGTTCTTGGCACTGCTCTTCGAGCTGTTGCAGAAGTCGCTGCTCGGGTGCAGGACGGTGGGCGGCGGCGGTGAAGGCGAACACGGCGGCGGCGGGATGGAGATTGGGCTGCCCACGGACGTGCAACATGTCGCGCACGTCACGTTTGACAGGTTCCATGGATTCCTGGGGCTGCCCGTTGAATTCAAGCCCGAAGTGCCCCTCCGTGCTCCCAGCGTGA
- the LOC100275755 gene encoding uncharacterized protein LOC100275755 isoform 3 (isoform 3 is encoded by transcript variant 3), with protein MTEVALLRGPTNLASTVSRASASSPSSTLCYLANADSDVLPRSGSPERTAGSARSRRLLEQHGQEAVEEEEERWSFLALLFELLQKSLLGCRTVGGGGEGEHGGGGMEIGLPTDVQHVAHVTFDRFHGFLGLPVEFKPEVPLRAPSVRYDS; from the coding sequence ATGACGGAGGTGGCGCTCCTCCGGGGCCCGACCAACCTCGCTTCCACCGTAAGTCGCGCCtccgcctcctccccctcctcaacGCTGTGCTATTTAGCCAATGCTGACAGCGACGTGCTCCCAAGAAGCGGCAGCCCCGAGCGCACTGCGGGATCTGCTAGGAGCCGGCGACTCCTTGAACAGCATGGGCAAGAGGCCGTGGAGGAGGAAGAGGAGCGGTGGTCGTTCTTGGCACTGCTCTTCGAGCTGTTGCAGAAGTCGCTGCTCGGGTGCAGGACGGTGGGCGGCGGCGGTGAAGGCGAACACGGCGGCGGCGGGATGGAGATTGGGCTGCCCACGGACGTGCAACATGTCGCGCACGTCACGTTTGACAGGTTCCATGGATTCCTGGGGCTGCCCGTTGAATTCAAGCCCGAAGTGCCCCTCCGTGCTCCCAGCGTGAGGTATGACTCTTAG
- the LOC100275755 gene encoding uncharacterized protein LOC100275755 isoform 1 (isoform 1 is encoded by transcript variant 1) yields the protein MTEVALLRGPTNLASTVSRASASSPSSTLCYLANADSDVLPRSGSPERTAGSARSRRLLEQHGQEAVEEEEERWSFLALLFELLQKSLLGCRTVGGGGEGEHGGGGMEIGLPTDVQHVAHVTFDRFHGFLGLPVEFKPEVPLRAPSVRIFEPVQDGAQVGSCQVPITSVLNSKCW from the exons ATGACGGAGGTGGCGCTCCTCCGGGGCCCGACCAACCTCGCTTCCACCGTAAGTCGCGCCtccgcctcctccccctcctcaacGCTGTGCTATTTAGCCAATGCTGACAGCGACGTGCTCCCAAGAAGCGGCAGCCCCGAGCGCACTGCGGGATCTGCTAGGAGCCGGCGACTCCTTGAACAGCATGGGCAAGAGGCCGTGGAGGAGGAAGAGGAGCGGTGGTCGTTCTTGGCACTGCTCTTCGAGCTGTTGCAGAAGTCGCTGCTCGGGTGCAGGACGGTGGGCGGCGGCGGTGAAGGCGAACACGGCGGCGGCGGGATGGAGATTGGGCTGCCCACGGACGTGCAACATGTCGCGCACGTCACGTTTGACAGGTTCCATGGATTCCTGGGGCTGCCCGTTGAATTCAAGCCCGAAGTGCCCCTCCGTGCTCCCAGCGTGAG GATTTTCGAACCAGTGCAGGATGGGGCACAGGTTGGCTCCTGTCAAGTGCCAATAACTTCCGTACTAAATTCTAAATGCTGGTGA